A window from Lactiplantibacillus pentosus encodes these proteins:
- a CDS encoding LacI family DNA-binding transcriptional regulator, which produces MPTIREIAAKAGYSPATVSRLLNNDPTFSISDHARQKILQTAQNLNYQQPNTTHGLTYQVAVIFAVQPKQELEDIYFSNLRQGLVEHGKQANLDLNFYPDIDHIPADIDGVMAVGEFDTPTLKCLRQLTPHRIFVDSNPDPRHFNSVQPNLQAITEYAIDQLIAAGKTPIGLINGGYWSKDQQVTHHQDPRQKYFESRLRELQLFDERFMFVGGSFSVASGYQLGQQVVQSLSRQALPKGFLIGSDPLAVGVLQAFNENKITVPADTSIISINDIDIARYVSPPLTTFHIDTDDIAAQAIATLKDTIIFDRPQKRMVLVDAKLVYRKSFLKPSTD; this is translated from the coding sequence ATGCCAACTATTCGTGAAATTGCCGCTAAGGCTGGCTACTCACCAGCGACTGTCTCGCGGCTATTAAATAACGACCCGACATTTTCAATCTCAGATCACGCGCGTCAAAAGATTCTCCAGACGGCTCAAAACTTAAATTATCAGCAGCCGAACACGACTCACGGCCTGACTTACCAGGTTGCGGTCATTTTTGCGGTGCAGCCGAAACAAGAATTAGAAGATATTTATTTCAGCAATCTCCGGCAAGGGCTAGTGGAACATGGTAAACAGGCTAATCTGGACCTGAATTTTTATCCTGACATTGACCACATCCCCGCCGATATCGATGGGGTCATGGCGGTCGGTGAATTCGACACCCCAACCCTCAAGTGCTTGCGGCAACTGACGCCTCACCGGATCTTTGTCGATTCCAACCCGGATCCGCGACATTTCAATTCGGTTCAACCAAATCTGCAAGCCATCACTGAGTACGCGATCGACCAATTAATCGCTGCCGGCAAGACGCCAATTGGGCTCATTAACGGTGGTTATTGGAGTAAAGATCAACAAGTCACCCATCATCAAGACCCACGACAAAAGTACTTTGAAAGTCGCTTGCGTGAATTGCAGCTCTTCGACGAACGATTTATGTTCGTTGGTGGCTCTTTTTCAGTTGCCAGTGGCTATCAACTAGGTCAGCAGGTCGTTCAATCGTTGTCCAGACAGGCACTCCCTAAAGGATTCCTAATCGGTTCAGACCCCCTAGCAGTCGGTGTCTTACAGGCTTTCAACGAAAACAAGATCACCGTTCCCGCTGACACATCAATCATCAGCATCAACGATATTGACATTGCCCGCTACGTCTCACCGCCATTGACCACTTTTCATATTGATACGGATGACATCGCGGCACAGGCAATTGCGACACTTAAAGATACCATCATCTTTGATCGTCCTCAGAAACGGATGGTCTTAGTCGATGCGAAATTAGTCTATCGTAAGAGTTTTCTAAAGCCGAGCACTGATTAA
- a CDS encoding DUF2325 domain-containing protein gives MQKYRDYRMAIEKTLAMIQPTDDGLASGAVTIQEILKLAASETPLEQTENKEDTHSEVPTQSRPEPTVKNEATLNTDRPTIEKTNTEKPAIEKTNTESSTTEGPAIEKTTAEKTSTELVTQSTKPSPDEPNHTVMQVRRRLKGFDLIDPDNDKAPHYYYDEILARQLEIQNGDWVQVGTMQRGKNHPYIEKILSHAEVPNLITVAPLYVVNYNSFDDTYQITQNYQGTPLASVNPAVETFKISGRDALRQRINDGQLVDLAWFNEQPDKPVVRYVHHSHRPLGAQANRPEKRVKSTTSTGPAEPIQTLAFDLKAQTVAVVMGDANTRQQQITQLIDEHNGHALLIDAFKHSNSASFYNQQLSQTDIVVMVQNQNKHATSKALSKAVKQYDLKMAIANGGGLQQIERAMYRAVKGLPAFESGNLITYPQAEAQ, from the coding sequence GATGGCTTAGCAAGCGGCGCTGTGACCATCCAAGAAATTTTAAAATTAGCCGCATCTGAGACACCACTAGAACAGACAGAAAATAAAGAAGATACCCATTCAGAAGTACCCACACAGTCAAGACCGGAGCCGACTGTTAAAAATGAAGCAACACTGAATACGGATCGGCCGACAATTGAAAAGACAAATACTGAGAAACCAGCAATTGAGAAAACAAATACTGAGTCGTCGACAACTGAGGGACCAGCAATTGAAAAAACAACAGCTGAAAAAACATCCACTGAGCTGGTCACCCAATCAACTAAACCATCTCCAGATGAACCAAACCATACCGTGATGCAAGTTAGACGGCGACTAAAAGGGTTTGATTTAATTGATCCAGATAATGACAAAGCACCACATTACTATTACGATGAAATCCTAGCTAGACAATTAGAAATTCAAAATGGCGATTGGGTTCAAGTCGGAACAATGCAAAGAGGCAAGAATCATCCCTATATTGAAAAAATCTTGAGTCACGCGGAGGTTCCAAATTTAATTACCGTGGCCCCGCTCTACGTTGTTAACTACAACTCATTTGATGATACTTATCAGATTACCCAAAATTACCAAGGCACCCCATTAGCGAGTGTTAATCCCGCCGTTGAAACCTTTAAAATTTCAGGTCGCGACGCCCTGCGGCAACGGATCAATGATGGCCAGTTAGTCGACCTCGCTTGGTTTAATGAGCAGCCTGACAAACCAGTCGTTCGCTATGTCCATCATAGTCATCGGCCCCTGGGCGCACAGGCGAATCGACCTGAAAAACGGGTCAAGTCGACCACTTCTACCGGTCCGGCCGAACCAATTCAAACGTTAGCCTTTGATTTAAAAGCCCAAACGGTCGCCGTTGTCATGGGTGACGCCAACACCCGGCAGCAGCAGATCACCCAGTTGATTGATGAACACAACGGTCATGCACTACTGATTGACGCCTTCAAACATAGCAACAGCGCCAGCTTCTACAATCAACAACTCAGCCAAACAGATATTGTCGTCATGGTCCAAAACCAAAATAAGCACGCGACATCCAAAGCATTGAGCAAGGCGGTCAAACAATATGACCTCAAAATGGCCATTGCCAATGGTGGCGGTCTGCAACAAATCGAACGGGCGATGTATCGTGCCGTTAAAGGCCTACCAGCTTTTGAAAGTGGTAATCTGATTACTTATCCGCAGGCGGAGGCACAATAG
- a CDS encoding beta-galactosidase, translating to MTNPIKTTEFLHGGDYNPDQWLDQPGVIKQDFKAFKQAKINTVTLGIFAWDKLEPSEGHYDFSWLDEIFDQAEAQGTKIILSTPSGARPRWLAEKYPEVLRVNEQGQRNQFGERHNHCFTSPIYREKVQAINRKLAERYGKRPSLLLWHISNEYGGACYCDLCQAAFRQWIQKKYQTLDHLNHAYWNDFWSHDYTSWDQVQAPSPLGDTGVMGLNLDWRRFVTDQTIDFFESEIQPLRELTPNVPVTANFMGGNPSESHVFYDLDYQKFAKHVDIVSWDSYPNWSNGYESTAHLAMKTALMNDTMRSLKHDNYLIMESTPSQVNWHPYNRAKRPGMHEMGSLQQIAHGADSVLYFQLHQSLGASEMFHGAVVTNHRGTKTRAFKDVQQVGQDLQQLQAAHATTRLRAKVGIVFDYDNMWALDDARNYANETKQYWRTIQEHYQYFWEHDIPVEILSTTDDLSAYDLIIDPMHFMMSAAFAAKLKAYVEQGGHLVGTYITGVVDRDFLAYQGDGLADFQATYGLKVQETDTLYPQQHNALTAYHQAYQINDYCDVIETTTAETLGTYQKDFYAGTPAVTKNTLGNGSAYYLAARTDTDFLAAFYEQLAIQLELKPSLPITKATPKVAIQVRENATERYYFVINFSHQPTTVTLAQPLHAVFSDQSVQGEQALAGYGVQVYTMPK from the coding sequence ATGACCAATCCAATCAAGACCACTGAATTTTTACATGGTGGTGATTACAATCCAGATCAATGGCTGGACCAACCCGGCGTCATCAAACAAGATTTTAAAGCATTTAAGCAAGCCAAAATTAATACGGTAACGTTGGGTATTTTTGCTTGGGATAAGTTAGAGCCTTCTGAGGGGCATTATGACTTCAGTTGGCTGGATGAAATCTTTGATCAAGCTGAAGCGCAAGGAACCAAGATTATCCTGTCAACGCCAAGCGGTGCCCGGCCACGTTGGTTGGCTGAAAAGTATCCAGAAGTGTTGCGGGTCAATGAACAGGGCCAACGGAATCAATTTGGTGAGCGCCATAACCATTGTTTTACCTCTCCCATTTATCGTGAAAAGGTGCAAGCCATCAATCGGAAGTTAGCGGAACGATATGGTAAGCGACCGAGCTTGTTACTGTGGCATATCTCCAATGAATACGGTGGTGCTTGTTACTGTGACTTGTGTCAGGCGGCCTTTCGTCAGTGGATTCAAAAAAAGTATCAGACCTTAGACCATTTGAATCACGCTTATTGGAATGACTTTTGGAGTCATGATTATACGAGCTGGGATCAGGTCCAAGCACCGTCACCATTAGGAGATACTGGGGTGATGGGCTTAAATCTGGACTGGCGCCGGTTTGTGACTGACCAGACGATTGATTTCTTTGAATCGGAAATCCAACCGCTACGTGAGCTCACACCGAACGTACCAGTTACGGCCAACTTTATGGGTGGCAATCCATCCGAGTCACACGTCTTCTACGACTTGGACTATCAAAAATTTGCTAAGCATGTCGATATTGTTAGCTGGGATTCTTATCCGAACTGGAGCAATGGCTATGAAAGCACCGCGCACTTAGCTATGAAGACTGCTTTGATGAATGATACGATGCGGAGCCTCAAGCATGATAACTACCTAATTATGGAAAGCACGCCATCGCAAGTCAATTGGCATCCGTACAACCGGGCCAAACGTCCTGGCATGCACGAAATGGGCAGCTTGCAACAGATTGCCCATGGCGCGGACTCCGTCTTATATTTCCAACTGCACCAATCATTGGGAGCTTCTGAAATGTTTCACGGGGCAGTCGTTACCAATCATCGGGGAACTAAGACCCGGGCCTTCAAGGATGTCCAACAAGTGGGGCAAGATTTGCAACAGCTACAAGCGGCACACGCAACAACGCGTTTGAGGGCAAAAGTCGGCATCGTCTTCGATTACGATAACATGTGGGCCCTGGATGATGCGCGCAATTATGCCAATGAGACCAAGCAATATTGGCGGACGATTCAAGAACATTATCAATATTTCTGGGAACATGACATTCCAGTCGAAATCCTCTCAACGACCGATGATTTATCCGCATATGACCTCATCATCGACCCGATGCACTTTATGATGAGTGCGGCGTTTGCGGCCAAACTAAAGGCCTATGTTGAACAGGGTGGACACTTAGTCGGTACCTATATCACAGGCGTTGTTGACCGTGATTTCTTGGCCTACCAGGGTGATGGGTTAGCCGATTTTCAAGCAACCTATGGCCTCAAGGTACAAGAAACGGATACGTTATATCCGCAACAGCACAATGCATTAACGGCCTATCATCAAGCTTATCAAATCAATGATTACTGTGATGTGATCGAGACGACGACGGCCGAGACGCTGGGCACTTACCAAAAGGATTTCTATGCCGGCACACCCGCAGTGACTAAAAACACGCTCGGAAATGGAAGCGCATACTATCTTGCGGCTCGAACAGATACTGACTTTTTGGCGGCCTTCTATGAACAATTGGCGATTCAACTTGAACTCAAGCCAAGCTTACCAATCACCAAAGCAACGCCAAAAGTCGCGATTCAAGTTCGTGAGAATGCAACGGAACGCTATTATTTCGTGATTAATTTTAGTCACCAGCCGACCACTGTGACGTTGGCTCAACCGTTACACGCTGTATTCAGTGACCAATCGGTACAGGGAGAACAAGCACTAGCCGGTTACGGTGTTCAAGTTTACACGATGCCAAAATAA